In the genome of Harmonia axyridis chromosome 4, icHarAxyr1.1, whole genome shotgun sequence, the window TCGCCCCCACGACCAAGAAAAAAGAGTTTAGCGTCAGAAATGGTATGTttgcaaaaattttattttcagttattgttgttgaaaaatttttttcatagttcATATAATTTTCAGCCTCGTAAAAAAAGAAGTAGATGGGAAAACGAAAATGTTCATGAGTCTCCTCCAAGCCATCAtcataaacaaaaagaaaaacatgATAAACGAATTGAAAGGGATGATGATATTTCCCCTTTAAGAAAGAGAAATAAGTCAACACATCCAAAAATTGTATGTAAAAAACAATTTATATATCTAACCTTCATTCTAATTTTCTAATACCTATAGCGTATTcaactggctgcaccagttcgaattaattcaagctaattatgtcatttagcactacaataactcgaattaattcgcactgctGCAGCCAGTGTAGTTGCTTattataactaaaaattattaaaattgtcaATGTGTTattcatatttgaaatttcataagcTAGCTCATTCGAAATAGATATACTTAGTCTAAAATCCAATTGCAAGTTAGTACGGTCATCGAATATTTAATTAAAGTGCAATTTTAAGTAAGTACATTAATTTGTAATTTCTGCTTGCTTAGTTTTCGAAAAGTGTCTTAAACtcttattgaaaattacaaCCATAATCATCTAAGATCATCGTAAAGGATATAATCATCGGCAAAGAATAGAATAAAGAAATGATTAACCGTTTTTTTTAGTAAAGATCTAACTCTGAGATTGTGTGTAAATTTGCTGTTATTtctgaataaactatattattattaagaagAAGCTCCTTTATTCTGTGGTTTATTCTTTGCATACATTTCTTCTTTACAGATGAAAACTACACTAGACGGAAAAACTGCAGGCTTACAGAATGCTAAGCAATTGGCTGCTGAAAGTATAATTCTCAAAGAGAAAGAGATGGAACTTTTCAATAAGATGTCCAGTGAAATTTCTGGAGCCAATGCTGCCACCATAATTCGAGATAAAAAAACAGGAAGGGTTAGAAATCTGGAAGAAGAAGCAGCCAGACAAGaagagaagaaaaagaaggagCATGTCAACAAAGAGAAATATTCAAGGTGGGGAAGAGGTCTCAAACAATGTGAAGATCAAActaaaaaaagggaagaagcgCTAAATGAGATGAGCAAACCACTTGCGAGGTATGCAGATGACGAAGATTTGGAGAGATATCTTAAAGAGCAAGAAAGAGAAGGAGATCCCATGTTGGCCTAtttaaggaaaaaaaagaagaagaaggatgTAGAAGAAGGAAAGCCAAGTGAGTTGATCATCAATTATCAACTTTATATACAAAAATTTAGATTGATATTTGGTTATGAGAGGttattttgaaatgtcaaatgttgATAATTTTATGTCAGTTCTCAGaatgatttttttgattattttattgtcCTCACTCTTAAAAATTCTCATATTTATAATATCCTTTTTTCTCCTAGTGAAACCTGAGTATATGGGAGAGTTTATGCCAAACCGGTTTGGAATAAGACCAGGCCATCGTTGGGATGGTGTTGACAGGTCAAatggatatgaaaaaaaatggtttgaaattcaaaattccaaaatggCCCAACAAGAAGAAGCCTACAGATGGGGAATTGAAGATATGTGAGGAGAGatatgtttttgaaattttgtaaatattgtAAATAGAATATTCATAagatttgttgttgattatagcaaaatatcatgaaaatccaTAGAATTTTCTATAAGCGTGTaaagaataaataatttcatattaaatatcgTTTTAATTGAATGCAATATTCATATTAGAATAAAGATTTTTTTGATCAATGAATTAGATTGGAATGTAATTATTTCTCCATTAAAGAAGTAATGAGATCTAGTTTTAAAACTGAACAATATGTGAccattaattttttctaaaccaatgacataattcaagaatatttttatcaatttaaggCACATTTAATTCTAGCATTTCTTGAATTTAGCAATAAGAAG includes:
- the LOC123679262 gene encoding BUD13 homolog, producing MAAIKQKEYLKKYLSIGKDKSDRKKKKKSKSNNVARLTIIDDNADTFENAVKEDLLEDEDAPQIVAVIDDRPPSLQIDEKSKSNLWIPIGSNNDDSTELYMKSEHTEDLSPPRSKIKFKTKKTEATISSSSKNNYPDKEIKIEKDISPPRNRNEFSPPRTVDAVQVKVETVDSDVSPPRQRSLKEVTVDSEKHYKKYNDDDDFSPPRPRKKSLASEMPRKKRSRWENENVHESPPSHHHKQKEKHDKRIERDDDISPLRKRNKSTHPKIMKTTLDGKTAGLQNAKQLAAESIILKEKEMELFNKMSSEISGANAATIIRDKKTGRVRNLEEEAARQEEKKKKEHVNKEKYSRWGRGLKQCEDQTKKREEALNEMSKPLARYADDEDLERYLKEQEREGDPMLAYLRKKKKKKDVEEGKPMKPEYMGEFMPNRFGIRPGHRWDGVDRSNGYEKKWFEIQNSKMAQQEEAYRWGIEDM